The Dunckerocampus dactyliophorus isolate RoL2022-P2 chromosome 16, RoL_Ddac_1.1, whole genome shotgun sequence genome includes a window with the following:
- the piwil1 gene encoding piwi-like protein 1, protein MTSRARARSRGRARGQEPAAPGAAQSREPAPKAAPQAEGELVGRGRQKSGPVPFAEAAVQQISAGFHQVKLGERGGRRRDFHDVGIYTRQTMEHVRESKSGTSGSAIQLSSNFFRILSRPEWLLYQYHVDFKPPMESRRLRSALLFQHEQALGSAHCFDGAILFLPLRLHNKETVLHSKTRNGEEVQITVTLTNELPPTSPVCLQFYNIIFRRILRILGMQQIGRNYYNAKDPLNLPNHRLTIWPGYTTAILQYESSIMLCTDVSHKVLRSETVLDFMVNLRQKCGPRSFTEICAKELVGLIVLTKYNNKTYRIDDIAWDQTPNNTFTRGDTDISFKNYYKNQYGLEITDGNQVLLVSNVKRVRPGQALAGPAMLIPELCYLTGLTDKMRADYTIMKDLNTHTKLLPEQRAARLLSFSATINKDAEAQEELEKWGLSFDKQLLNLTGRVLPPERIFQESRSYSYNPRTADWMREMRGLAVISSPPLQNWLLLYTRRNTKEAQSLLQTLHKVTPPLRILLQKAVMIEYEDHQESLLRTLQQNVGNEIQMVVVILSSNRKDKYDSIKKYLCVDCPTPSQCVLARTLSRPQALMTIATKIALQMACKIGGELWSVEIPLKQLMIVGIDCYHDTTAGKRSIGALVASLNQSMSRWYSKVKLQNRGQEIMDGLKMAFAGALKDYFKFNRCLPSRIVVYRDGVGDGQLHSVVNYEVTQIIDSIKSMGQDYMPKLSVVVVKKRISCRFFEHCNGKICNPPPGTVIDSEVTRPEWYDFYVVSQAVTFGSVSPTHYNVVYDTSGLKPDHMQRLTYKLCHMYYNWQGIIAVPAPCQYAHKLAFLVGQSIHREPSMELDNLLFYL, encoded by the exons ATGACCAGTCGGGCACGTGCAAGATCACGAGGCAGGGCTCGTGGTCAGGAGCCAGCTGCACCTGGAGCG GCTCAGTCTCGAGAGCCTGCACCAAAAGCTGCACCACAAGCAGAGGGTGAGCTGGTTGGTCGAGGGAGGCAGAAAAGTGGCCCAGTACCTTTTGCTGAAGCAG CTGTACAACAGATCTCAGCAGGATTTCATCAGGTGAAACTGGGAGAAAGAGGTGGACGTCGTAGAGATTTCCATGATGTCGGAATTTATACCAGGCAGACAATGGAGCATGTCAGAGAGTCAAAGTCTG GAACAAGCGGCTCTGCTATCCAGCTGTCATCAAACTTCTTTCGCATCCTCTCCCGCCCTGAGTGGCTTCTGTACCAGTACCACGTGGACTTCAAACCACCAATGGAGTCTCGTCGCCTAAGATCAGCCCTTCTATTTCAGCATGAGCAAGCCCTGGGGTCAGCTCACTGTTTTGATGGAGCGATTCTGTTTCTGCCTCTCAGACTTCATAACAAG GAGACTGTGTTACACAGCAAGACAAGAAATGGGGAGGAAGTTCAGATAACTGTCACCTTGACAAATGAACTGCCACCAACATCACCAGTGTGTCTGCAGTTTTACAACATCATATTCAGAAG GATTTTGAGAATCCTCGGCATGCAACAGATTGGACGCAACTACTACAATGCCAAAGATCCACTCAACCTCCCAAACCACAG aCTGACCATATGGCCAGGCTATACCACAGCTATTTTGCAGTACGAGTCATCTATCATGCTGTGTACCGACGTGAGCCACAAGGTGCTGCGTAGTGAGACGGTTCTTGACTTTATGGTCAACCTGAGGCAGAAGTGTGGACCTCGTTCGTTCACTGAGATCTGTGCCAAGGAGCTTGTTGGACTCATCGTTCTCACTAA GTACAACAACAAAACCTACAGGATTGATGACATCGCTTGGGATCAGACCCCAAACAACACTTTCACCAGGGGGGACACAGACATCTCCTTCAAGaactactacaaaaat CAATATGGCCTTGAAATCACCGATGGCAACCAGGTGCTGCTGGTCAGCAATGTGAAGAGGGTTCGTCCCGGTCAAGCTCTTGCTGGACCAGCTATGCTCATCCCAGAGCTGTGCTACCTTACAG GCCTGACTGACAAGATGCGTGCAGATTACACCATTATGAAGGACCTGAATACTCATACCAAGCTGCTCCCAGAACAGAGGGCAGCACGCCTCCTCAGTTTTTCAGCTACTATAAATAA GGATGCTGAAGCACAGGAAGAGTTGGAGAAATGGGGACTCAGCTTTGATAAGCAACTCTTAAATCTGACTGGCAGGGTTCTACCGCCAGAGAGGATTTTCCAGGAATCAAGATCG TATAGCTATAACCCCCGGACAGCTGATTGGATGAGAGAGATGCGTGGGTTGGCCGTGATCTCTTCTCCTCCACTGCAAAACTGGCTGCTGCTCTACACAAGACGGAACACCAAGGAAGCTCAGAGCCTCCTGCAGACCCTCCACAAAGTCACACCACCACTTAGGATCTTGTTACAAAAAGCTGTCat GATTGAGTATGAAGATCACCAGGAGTCTCTCCTGAGAACCCTACAGCAAAATGTTGGAAATGAAATACAGATG GTGGTGGTGATCCTTAGCAGTAACAGGAAGGACAAATACGACAGCATTAAGAAATACCTTTGTGTAGATTGCCCCACTCCCAGCCAGTGTGTTTTGGCCCGCACCCTCAGCCGACCTCAGGCCCTCATGACTATTGCTACCAAGATTGCACTGCAGATGGCCTGCAAAATTGGAGGAGAGCTATGGAGTGTGGAAATCCCT CTCAAGCAGCTGATGATTGTGGGCATTGACTGCTACCATGATACAACTGCTGGGAAAAGGTCCATTGGTGCTCTGGTGGCCAGCCTAAATCAGAGCATGAGCAG GTGGTACTCAAAGGTCAAATTGCAAAACAGAGGGCAGGAAATTATGGATGGGCTGAAGATGGCTTTTGCTG GTGCACTCAAAGACTACTTCAAGTTCAACAGATGCCTTCCGTCACGTATCGTTGTGTATCGTGATGGAGTGGGAGACGGCCAGCTGCACAGCGTGGTAAACTATGAGGTCACCCAGATCATTGACTCCATCAAGTCCATGGGGCAAGACTACAT GCCCAAGCTGAGTGTGGTGGTGGTAAAGAAGCGCATCAGCTGCAGGTTCTTTGAGCACTGCAATGGAAAGATATGCAACCCACCTCCAGGGACTGTCATTGACTCAGAAGTTACCCGTCCAGAATG GTATGACTTCTATGTTGTGAGCCAGGCTGTCACCTTTGGAAGCGTGTCTCCAACCCACTACAATGTTGTGTATGACACCAGCGGACTAAAGCCTGATCATATGCAGAGGCTCACCTACAAGCTTTGCCACATGTACTACAACTGGCAG gggaTCATTGCAGTACCAGCCCCCTGCCAGTATGCCCACAAATTGGCCTTTCTTGTGGGTCAAAGCATCCACAGGGAGCCCAGCATGGAGCTGGATAACctccttttttatttgtag